Proteins co-encoded in one Spirosoma endbachense genomic window:
- a CDS encoding S8 family peptidase: MKKLLISASVCLLSVAALAQETQWYLRDKTDSTAGISVERTYRELLKDRKATPVVVAVIDGGIDTTHEDLKRVLWINPKEVAGNGKDDDKNGYVDDVHGWNFIGGKDGRNVSYETAEVTRLYAQLKPKYDGKTRASLKPDQQKEYDLYVKTKAEVEKNQAQYKAQYQGISQFYEQYTTAVTALKKALNVTKLDTITLRKAADTITNAALKRPVMGVLRLLNQQGAADADVVTNELEKANEQLKSRAEYNYNPDFDSRAIVGDNPNDLTQRDYGNSDIAGPRADHGTHVAGIIGADRTNKLGVMGIADAVQIMGVRAVPDGDERDKDIANAIRYAVDNGAQIINMSFGKDYSPQRKVVEDAERYALSKGVLMIHAAGNDGKDIDTAANYPAPRFIDGSSIPNVITVGASAEPNNADLVASFSNYGKQTVDVFAPGKDIYSTVPGSKYENNSGTSMASPVVAGVAAVLKSYFPKLTYADIKRIIVQSATPYKTKVHKPESSDTVDFASLSKTGGIVNLYDAVKLALAQEGGSSKGN, encoded by the coding sequence ATGAAGAAACTCCTTATCAGCGCGTCGGTCTGCCTGCTTTCTGTAGCAGCTTTGGCGCAGGAAACGCAGTGGTATCTGCGTGATAAAACCGATAGCACAGCAGGTATCAGCGTTGAGCGCACCTACCGCGAACTCCTCAAAGATCGTAAAGCTACGCCTGTAGTGGTCGCTGTGATCGATGGCGGTATCGACACCACCCACGAAGACCTGAAGCGAGTGCTTTGGATCAACCCCAAAGAAGTTGCCGGTAACGGTAAAGATGACGATAAAAACGGCTACGTTGACGATGTTCATGGCTGGAACTTCATTGGTGGGAAAGATGGTCGTAACGTTAGCTATGAAACGGCCGAAGTAACCCGGCTCTATGCTCAGCTTAAGCCAAAATATGATGGCAAAACCCGTGCTTCACTAAAGCCGGATCAGCAGAAAGAATACGATCTATACGTAAAAACAAAAGCCGAAGTCGAAAAGAATCAGGCACAGTACAAGGCACAGTATCAGGGGATTAGCCAGTTTTATGAACAGTATACAACAGCCGTCACTGCCTTGAAAAAAGCACTGAACGTAACAAAGCTGGATACGATCACCCTACGAAAAGCTGCCGATACCATTACGAATGCGGCCCTGAAACGCCCAGTGATGGGTGTGTTGCGTCTGTTAAATCAACAGGGGGCTGCCGACGCCGACGTGGTGACGAACGAACTTGAAAAGGCAAACGAGCAACTGAAGTCACGCGCCGAATATAACTATAATCCTGACTTCGACAGCCGGGCCATTGTGGGCGACAATCCAAACGATCTGACCCAGCGCGATTACGGCAATTCTGACATCGCTGGTCCTCGGGCCGATCACGGCACCCACGTTGCCGGTATCATCGGTGCCGACCGCACCAACAAATTAGGGGTGATGGGTATTGCTGATGCCGTTCAGATTATGGGTGTTCGGGCTGTTCCCGACGGCGATGAGCGCGATAAAGACATTGCCAATGCCATTCGCTATGCTGTGGATAACGGCGCGCAGATTATCAATATGAGTTTCGGCAAGGACTATTCGCCCCAGCGAAAAGTTGTTGAAGATGCTGAACGCTATGCACTTTCGAAGGGTGTACTGATGATTCATGCGGCTGGCAACGACGGTAAGGATATCGATACGGCCGCCAATTATCCGGCTCCCCGGTTTATCGACGGGTCGTCTATTCCAAACGTCATTACGGTGGGCGCGAGTGCCGAACCGAACAATGCCGATCTGGTTGCCAGCTTTTCGAACTACGGCAAACAGACTGTAGACGTTTTTGCGCCGGGTAAAGATATTTATTCGACGGTGCCAGGCAGTAAATACGAAAACAACAGCGGTACGAGCATGGCTTCGCCAGTGGTAGCGGGTGTGGCTGCGGTATTGAAATCGTATTTCCCGAAACTGACCTATGCCGACATCAAGCGAATTATCGTACAGTCTGCAACGCCTTACAAAACGAAAGTCCACAAGCCTGAATCGAGCGACACGGTTGATTTTGCCAGTCTATCAAAAACGGGCGGGATCGTGAATCTCTACGATGCGGTCAAATTGGCGCTGGCGCAGGAAGGCGGTTCGAGTAAAGGGAATTAA